TTTAAAATAGGAAGTCATGTATAATGGGTTGTATGAGTATCTATCAGGGTAAACTCCTACATTTGAGATCTCATATACATATTTGTAGTGATAGTTACTGTAAAGCACATATGTGGCATTCCCACACTTGATTTTTATAAACCATGACAATTTGGTTTATCCTGGATTAATAAATAGTCAATTTTAAGCTGTGATCATGATCAAGCGATcagttttacaaatgttttccATAATTTatattctctctttctctgtctctgtctctcactatatatatacatatatacactactcaaaaaaattaagggaacacgtaatcatcacagtataacaccaagtcaattaaacttcagggatatcaatctgtgcagttaggaagcctaagcaatAGTGAataaatgtcacctgttttggtgcaaatgaaagtgacaacagatgcactggagaggcaacagcaagacaacccccaaaaagggaatggttttgcaggtggtggccacagacaattgctctctccttatcatttctgactgattcttctctagttttgtgttttgctagtgtccttgtcactactggtagcatgaggcgatacctgcagcccattcaggttgcacaggtagtccagctcctccaggatggcacatccatacatgccatcgcaagaaggtttgctgtgtctcccagtacagtctcaagaagCCCAGCACCGGGCAGCTcaattggcattcgccagagaatGGCATTCGCCATTGGCAGGTCTGCCATTGGcaccccgttctcttcacagatgagagcaggttcacactgagcacatgtgacagacgtgaaagagtgtGGAGATGCCGTGGGgaatgttatgctgcctgcaacatcatccagcatgactggtttggcggtgggtcagtgatggcctggggaggcatatccttggagggtcacacagacctccacgtgctagccaacggtaccctgactgctgttaggtactgtgatgaaatcctcagacccatcgtcagaccttacacTGGTGCAGTgtgccctgggttcctcctggtgcaggacaatgcccggcctcatgtggtcagagtgtgtaggcaattcctggatgacgaagtcattgatgccattgactggccctcaagTTCCCCAGTACACACAGgcatgtgggggccatacacactacagagtcacattatgagttgccgtgatgaaattcacacaagttggaacagcctgtgatttcaattgtttactttgattttcggtgtgagtttgaaatccagccctcaattggttggtgattttggtttccattgaccgttgttacaTAATtatcacaatgtacagtaaagattttgatctttagtatattttgttcatcgagatccgatgtgtgatttaagtgttcccttaatttttttgagcactgtatatatttatatatcagtTGGGAAATTACTTTTCTTAGTTTTGGGTTAATAGATTgcctttgattatttttataataataataatagttattattattattattattattattattattattatttcttatttctgaacAATATTCTGTTAAAGTGGAGAGCACACTACCAAGTTTGATTTCATTCTGCAGTCACTATCAGTAATTTGCCAAGAGTCATCCCCACCCACTCTCTTATAGGTGTCTAGAGAATGAATGtagattaaacacattttaagaagAAGGCAATACAATgatataaaatactttttataaaaatgtaattagctCGATTGCAGACACAATTATACAGTAACACAAACACGTCAACATTGTTTTCAGCTGCTTACATTGCAATCCTGTGCACGCCATTGGCTTGAGTCCACAGAGGTGGTGGAGCAGTGCTAGAATGGCTTGTGCTCATAAAAATGCcaaagtaattaaaattaaaatacagaaataattgaGGTTGCTGGACAGGTTTGTCAAAATGCATACCTTGCTGTAAAAAAAggtcacactttataataaggtacagtgattcctcatgaatatgtatatgaataccataggatAAGCACATTAATATGTAATatcttaattattttgttaataacatgtattacagggttagggttagggttttactGTACCACCTTTTTTAAGATGCTGTGATGTGGTGCCacattatgtaaatgtattgttgttgttcacTCATGAGCAATGAAATGTAGTTGAGGTGAATTAACTACATAAtaatcttgttgttgttgttgtttttcacagGATGTCTGAACCTGGACAATACTACTGTTGACTGCATACACCGCCATGCATTGTCAAGGTATTTGGAATCTGGCTGATAAGTGTTTGTTCTTGGAATTTCAACTATTTGTGATTATTTTGCGTTTCCAGGATGTCTGATTCAAAAAAGCGTGAAAGTAGCAAAGACGCCAGTagtttaaactatttattttttagatatTTGTCTTAGATCATCGCCTTTATGTAAAAGAAGGGGTATCAGGATACAATGACATactgtgaaaacattttaataccaTTAATTTAactatttgttttcaaaatcacATTCATGTTTGTGTGAATCATTTCTCTTCAGAGTTCACTGAAATTTGTGAGCAAGCAAGATATTTTAGTTTGTGTACATATGACCACGTTGTGATAACTAAATAGGTGTAACTGCTTCTTTTGTTGAATAGAGGACCAGTAGAGAGCCCAAATCCAGTTAGTATTATAGGTCAGCCGATCACAGACTATCACAGAACTTTAAATGAGCACTGAATGTGTTGCATATATTGAACAGATCAGAATGTGTATCGTTGACTGCTGATGCATTTCTCCCTTCGTTTCACATGGAAAAATGTGGGGTGTGAAATATTAGTCTTGATATAAGTGGGGGGGCACTTACAGCTTGTTTTACATTCCCGTGAGAAACCTTTTGCTTTCCATTTGTTATCAAGAAGTTTGAATATCAGTGTTAGAAAGTGTTGTTAGGCCTCTCACCATCTGATTgttaatatacatgtttttgtagtttttcttgGCAAGCTTTCAAGCTTTCAGTTATTTAACCTAAACTGGGAATGGTGTCATGATATCTTTGGAGACATATGATAGGAGGTTCAGTTTCAGGTGCAGTGCTTCCTCTCTCCACAAGCACCTTCTTTTCCCAGAACTGTGTTTGTGTTCCCTGCTCAATTAATGCTCTATAACCTTTTCTCACACATCGAAAGAGCTATAAAACATTTGGTTTCAGAGTTACAGTCACACTATAACTGAAAAAATCGTTTGTTTAGAATTTTTGTATcaattttaaaagttattattattttattttttgtattcatgGGAAACGGTTGGAATGGTGTCAGATATCTATTACTTCCCACAGAACAGGTGGAGAGAAAACATTTTCTACTTATTGTAAATGGCACTTAAGGAAGGAAATGGATCTGGGGAGATTTAAAAATCTTAAGAGCATTATACTGTTGATCAGCACCTGAATGGTGACATGATCACAACATAAACAATGAGATATAATTTGATAATGTTAAAAACCAGACAAAACTTGTTCGGCAAATACATGAACTGGCATAATAAAGCATTCAAGTTAATAAaacttaataaattaataattttagtGGAGGATCTGTCTGCCACTAGATCTAATATTGTCTTTGGATTTGATATGCTGATATTGGATTTTGGGAACCCCACAACTGCTCATTGAATACAATGTAGATTTAAGCTATGTTTCTGTATCTGTATCCTTATGtgataaatacacaaattaatacatatcATTTTATTGAAACATCAAAGGCACTGTAAATTGATTTTACCTTACTTCATTTGTGAAGATCGGACACATGCATTACTTTGCATTGGTTTGACTTTTGCAGTTTGTCACAATCAAATATATTGTTAATCCATTCTAATCATTTTATTCTTCCTTTTAACTTaagttttttcccctctctctctctttggtaaatattgttaatttgaATAATTATATCCCAAACAAAGTTCTAAATCGTATATGAAAGAAAtaataaggaaataaaatacaaaatacagtactGAGAAAGCCTCGAATTGATTGAAAACAATGATGCCATTTCAAACAAAGCAagagtatatacacacatatacagtgccttgtgaaagtattcaccccccttggcatttttcctattttgttgcattacaacctgtaatttaaatggatttttatttggatttcatgaaatggaCATGCCCAAAATAgaccaaattggtgaagtgaaatgaaaaaaataacttgttttaaaaattctaaaacttaaaaaatggaaaagtggtgcgtgaatatgtattcaccccctttgctatgaagcccctaaataagatctggtgcaactaattaccttcagaagtcacataattagttaattagttaGTCACATGATCTGTCGCATGATCTCAgaatatatacacctgttctgaaaggccccagagtctgcaacaccactgagcaaggggcaccaccaagcaagcagcTCCATGAAGatcaaggagctctccaaacaggtcagggacaaagttgtggagaagtacagatcagggttgggttataaaaaaatatctgaaacttttaacatcccacagagcaccattaaatccattattaaaaagtggaaagaaaatggtaccacaacaaacctgccgcCCATCCAAAACTCACGAACCAGggaaggagggcattaatcagcgaggcaacaaagagaccaacgatagccctgaaggagctgcaaagctccacagggTAGATTgtagtatctgtccataggaccactttaagccgtacactccacagagctgggctttacggaagagtggccagaaaaaagccattgcttaatgaaaaaaataagtaaacacaTTTGTTGTTCACCAAAAGGCATGTGTGGAGACTCCCCAAatatatggaagaaggtactgtggtcagatgagattaaaattgagctttttggccatcaaggaaaaggctatgtctggtgcaaacccaacacctctcatcaccccgagaacatcatccccacagtgaagcatggtggtggcagcatcatgctgtgcggatgtttttcattggcagggactgggaaactggtcagaattgaaggaatgatggatggcgccaaatacagggaaattcttgagggaaacctgtttcagtcttccagagatttgagacagggacggaggttcaccttccagcaggacaatgaccctaagcatactgctaaagcaacactcgagtggtttaaggggaaacatttaaatgtcttggaatggcctagtcaaagcccagacctcaatccaactgagaatctgtggtatgacttaagaTTGCTGTACatcaacttgaaggagctggaggagttttgccttgaagaatgggcaaaaatcccagtggctagatggtgtacgtctctataagcttggcacaagagacttgcagctgtaattgctgcaaaaggtggctctacacaTTACTGACtttggggggtgaatagttatacATGctcaagttttgtttttttgtcttatttcttgattgtttcacaataaaaaatattttgcatcttcaaagtggtagtaatgttgtgtaaatcaaatgatacaaacccccccAAAATTGTAATGGAATGTATACGTTCCATACAACCCCCATTTTAAATCCAgcttgtaaggcaacaaaatgggaaaaatgccaaggggggtgaatactttcgcaaggcactgcatatatatatgacaaattTTATTTCTCTGAACTGAAACATCACAATTCAATTCTGTTCTGTCCTTATATCGTACAATTATGTTGGTTTAACttctaattaaaaaacaagaaaagaaggaaaacttttttctatatatttgtaaagatGTTCCCCATCTGCTGACAGAAGCCAAAGCAAGCAGGAATTTCACAGCAGGGAAGAGTGCAATTGATTTGTGTCAACTTGCTATTTATGTATCCAATGTATACAAGTTGCTTTTTATGTATCCAATGAGAGAGATATTATgacagagaatatatatatatatatatatatatatatatatatatatatatatatatatatatataaagaggaCTCATTAAGATTGTTAAGGTTATTGCTTTAAAGTGTATCTAATTCAACAATCTTACAAATGTCTAAACACTTGTACAAGAAGGCATTTGTTGTTGTCAATctgttgatgccttgtacttaactgtattcttgcactttgtattggacttatgttgtaagtcgccctggataagggcgtctgccaagaaataaaaataataataattattattattataataatacaatttttaacttatacaagttaaaatgatCAGAAACATGAATACAGTAATATATACAAGTtggtaatgttttatattacacatataacaatttaaatgtaaatgtatatgtCTATGTAATAACTTGTATAtgtaatttacttttattaaattacaaaatggTAACACTGGATTTAAAAGGTATGGACAATAATATAGATTTCTTTAGTTTTCACAATAGGAGTCTAACCTTATTAaacttttattaaaacataCTGTAAACAAAGTATTCATCTAACAATGGAAATGtcttccttgttttttttgtttgtgttctttttttaatattgtgatGTAAATAAATTCAATTAAGTATTGTACAATTATTATGTTGGGtaacataaacatacattttcaaggACACAGCTGCAGCAATTAGaatttttaaaattgattttattttttaacaaaaccaaacataATTTACAATCTATTTACAAATATTCACATTTGACTTTTCACCAATGGTAGGGAATTGTGGGTGTATGAtctaaaaacacatgtatgtACAATGCATTGTAGTAGTCCTTTACTGTAAAATGATAACAAATTCCACAAATtaaggaaaatacaaataacgGAAGCTAAATGGTTTAAAACAGAGCAAGTTGGATAATAATATCCTTCCATATGCATTCTTATACATCAAGGAGTTTCTACCTtttcttcaaatgtaaaaaGTTGTGCTGGTAAAGTGCATTTTTAAACTATGGCTTTACACACATTTTCTAGATTTGGTCAATTTCTTCACATTAGAATGTTTTCACATAGGATTTACTGCAGTAAACAGGCCTTACTCTATCAGTATGCCGCATTTCTAATGCAAACAGCACCACTGATGTTATGGAAACTAAATCCAACATGTTTTCACAAAAGTATGACATTTAATGAAATCATTATTGAATATTcactttttcttattctttcatGCAGCATTGCTGCATGtgccaaacaaataaactgtTGTCCTGAAGCAAGAGATCTGATGAGATGATGTGGTCAAAAGTTGAAGTccccaaagtaaaaaaaataagtctTTTAAAAAAGGGAGTAAGGTGTTTGGAGTATTTACAGGTGCTCTCTCTCTAAAGGGGGCAGGTGATTTGCTGTAAATTGGTTGTGCTGCTGGTCCAGGGGTCGAGGTAGCTCACAAGATCTACGTTTACTCCTCCTTTAAGTTCAGTATAAAGCCTTAATTCAATTTCTCCTAGAAGAGAATAGGGAAAAGATACATTTTAGCAATACCTTTGAGATCACATATTTGTCTGTATATCACATTTGTTTGTAATTTGGGATAATCTACACAAGGCCAGGCATTCTCTTTCAAGATTTAAACCAGGTAGTCCTACTCGTCTCTCTGCTAGTATTCCTCAAGATGTTATACTTGTTATAAAAGACACAACAGGATGCCAGTCTGACAGCTGATTAAATGTAACACAACTAGAAGACAGAAATTAAATGATATGTGAATATTTGCTTACAGCAagctcatttacatttttttccagtggtgtttttttttcataatagtGATCCCAAATTGTTTTCGTTCCATTGGTGTAATTATGGTCCATTTGTTATGGGACTTTATATTAGGGAGTTCATTATTACCTGTGGTGTCCCCCCAGTGGGTTTCTGTATTGTGAAAGCTTTCTGTTGTGCATACAGCATTGCTCAGGAAACCTTTGCCATTTATATTGCTTTGGTGCCATTGAGTCTGATCTTGTTCCAATTCTTGTGCCATCTGAAAAAGCAAAAAACGGAAATGAAACttgctgttttgctttttaatgtctatatatacatacagcatatatatatatatatatatatatatatatatatatatatatatatatatatatatatatggcacaTACAGtatgaattaaatacaaattcctGATTAGAAATTGAGGTGAGAAAAGTCAGTAAAAATGCTCACCTGGATCACTTCTTGCAGGTTTTCATCCACATCTTCCAactctaaaaaaacaaaaggatgGAAAAGATGAGCCTTAGAAAGCCTTCAGCCACTCACTTAAAATTGATAAAAGACTGACTTCACCAGAGCACAACTGCTGATGTAAGACAATGATTTTAATAGCACCTTAAGAAATGTGAAAGTTTACTGTCATTGTATTCTTACCGGTGTCTAAAGGGGTTTACAAGACAGTGGCCACAGAACCATAAGAATGTGGATGGACAGAACTATTAAGCCCTCAGACAAGCACGGGACAGCATGGTTACCATAGTGTGCTAGTATGGACGGAAACTGTACCTGGTGAGTGTATAGGTGAGACCTGGAACGTGTACATTCCATTGGTGCTGTCAGCTGTTGATATCTCCACCGTCTGCGTCCAATCTGGAGTTACAACAATGGGCTCTTCCTGATAACTTGGACTTGGGAAgtctacaaaataaaacagggaAGAAAGATGTAATGATCTCCATTCGAAACAGAACCTGTCCTGAGCATTGTAGCAATTTTAATATTGAAGACCAGCATCATATAAAATGTGAAACAGTGACTTGGATTGCTACATAGAGTTTGGCCTAACTCTGTTGACTCATTAACTAAACTTGATTTAATGCAACATAATTGCATCAGACACTGCATAATTGTGGTCTGGTCTTAAAAAAGTGGAAGTCAAGAAGTGTGGCCATACCTAAATCATTATCTGTGCTGTCCACCTCTGGTGATGAATGGTCGTCTGCGGCCGTGTACGTGCTGTGGTCGTCTGGGAGCTGTGTATCTCTTTCGTATTCGATCTCCTCCAACTTTAACTTTGAAAACGTtccctgagaaaaaaaaaaaaaaagtaaatcaacTGACCAGATATTATTATAAACAGTGCTAGAATTTGTGTACCAAAAATGTATTCACTCACACTTTTTTAGTACCATCAAAGTCAAAGTCATAAAGACCATGATGCAGCTTTCTCAACCTAGATATTTCTAAATTTCTAAGGTTGTTTTTTCTTACTATGTGTAGGATACTTGTTTACTTGTTTTGAACATCACTTgtcaaaatgtcaaatgtacTCAGTTGAGGCTTGTTTAGTAATACGTACTGCTAGGTAGGCAAGACTAATATAAAGCTGCCTGTTTATAACTGGGTGTGGGCAGGTTAACCACACATTGTACTGCATTTGAACTTCCTCTTCTGATGTAAAGGGCAGACCGCCCTCCAGTTCCAAAAATGGTCGCTTTTCTCAGCAGGTGACAAACAAGAGACTACAGCGCTTCCAacgtttaattaattaaacctaTTTTTCACAAGACAACAAttaccaaatatggatttctaTACATCTCCCCTGCTGACACAATGCCTGTTGCTATCTGTTATCAGCTTTGAAGTCCATTagacaaagcaaaaaaacatattacatGAGAAAAACTGAGGTTTACCTTATTCTTGTTCCTGCCTTTGGCGTCTTTAGTTCGTGATTTCTTATCTGTGAAGAAAACCGaatggaaaattaaaaacagaactgTTTAAATCATTCTTATGTTGATGACTGTTTCTTTATAATTCATTCAATAGTTACCTCCGAATGTTATTCATCACTTGAATATTGAATGTTTTGTACAGTAGTtaatcttttgtttgtttgaattttACATAGATTTTGTATCCGTGTTCTTAACCATAAATTCAAAAACGGTCTGAGGAAAGACAAGCAACTGCATTATGCCTGAGTTTGATAATGGTGGAGTGGGATATGCAggtttataaataatatattttgataaGCAAATTAGTAGCTACTTACTGGTGCATTTCAGAAAGTGTTGCTAATGGAAATCTACGTACCTCGTTTCTTCGGCACTGGGGGCAGCATTCTGTAGACTCTCACTGCACTGCAGCCTTTGTTGACGCTTTTGTCTTTCACTTCTTCAATGTCTGGGAGGGAGTTCATGGCACAGCGGAAGTTGGCTTTCCAGGTTTTGGGGTCTGGCTGATTTACACCAGATTTGTACTTTCCT
This is a stretch of genomic DNA from Amia ocellicauda isolate fAmiCal2 chromosome 11, fAmiCal2.hap1, whole genome shotgun sequence. It encodes these proteins:
- the irf1b gene encoding interferon regulatory factor 1b: MPVSRMRMRPWLEDKIDSNSISGLIWVNKEKKIFQIPWKHAARHGWEMDKDACLFKQWAIHTGKYKSGVNQPDPKTWKANFRCAMNSLPDIEEVKDKSVNKGCSAVRVYRMLPPVPKKRDKKSRTKDAKGRNKNKGTFSKLKLEEIEYERDTQLPDDHSTYTAADDHSSPEVDSTDNDLDFPSPSYQEEPIVVTPDWTQTVEISTADSTNGMYTFQVSPIHSPELEDVDENLQEVIQMAQELEQDQTQWHQSNINGKGFLSNAVCTTESFHNTETHWGDTTGEIELRLYTELKGGVNVDLVSYLDPWTSSTTNLQQITCPL